A region from the Rhodopseudomonas julia genome encodes:
- a CDS encoding sulfate transporter family protein, with protein sequence MQISPLARSSRFSYLFAAMLDDAQRSLEEILSPPFRNVLWKSVGLTLGLLLVLWLVLEGLIVHFLALPYPWLETGLTIVSGIGLIVGLAFLVAPATSLFAGIFLDEIAEVVETNHYPSEPAGRALPLMEGILTTLKFTLVVVGVNLVALPLVLFVGFGVVVFFVANGYLLGREYFDLAARRFHDRRTAKVLRLRHSGRIFLAGLVIAGFTAVPLVNLLAPLFATAFMVHVHKRIQKSERAPGGILAPA encoded by the coding sequence TTGCAAATCTCGCCGCTTGCCCGGTCGTCGCGCTTTTCCTATCTCTTCGCGGCCATGCTCGACGATGCCCAACGATCCCTCGAAGAAATCCTCTCGCCGCCGTTCCGCAACGTGTTGTGGAAGTCGGTCGGCCTGACGCTCGGGCTCTTGCTGGTCTTGTGGCTCGTGCTCGAAGGGCTCATCGTGCATTTTCTGGCACTGCCCTATCCCTGGCTCGAAACCGGTCTGACGATCGTCTCAGGCATTGGCCTCATCGTCGGTCTCGCCTTCCTGGTGGCGCCTGCGACCTCGCTTTTTGCCGGCATCTTTCTCGACGAGATCGCCGAGGTGGTGGAGACGAACCATTATCCGAGCGAGCCGGCGGGCAGGGCGCTTCCCTTGATGGAGGGCATTCTCACCACGTTGAAGTTCACGCTCGTGGTCGTCGGCGTCAATCTCGTCGCCTTGCCTCTCGTGCTCTTTGTCGGCTTCGGCGTCGTCGTCTTCTTCGTCGCCAACGGCTATCTTCTCGGCCGGGAATATTTCGACCTTGCGGCGCGGCGCTTCCACGATCGGCGTACCGCCAAGGTCCTGCGTTTGCGCCATTCGGGCCGCATCTTCCTGGCCGGCCTCGTGATCGCGGGCTTTACCGCCGTGCCCCTCGTCAATCTCTTGGCGCCGCTTTTCGCCACCGCCTTCATGGTGCATGTGCACAAGCGCATCCAAAAGAGCGAACGTGCCCCCGGTGGTATTCTCGCGCCCGCGTGA